The Desmonostoc muscorum LEGE 12446 genome includes a region encoding these proteins:
- the dnaK gene encoding molecular chaperone DnaK, with product MAKVVGIDLGTTNSCVAVMEGGKPTVIANAEGFRTTPSVVAFAKNGDRLVGQIAKRQAVMNPENTFYSVKRFIGRRFDEVTKETTEVSYKVLGSGGNVKLDSPGAGKQFAPEEISAQVLRKLVEDASKYLGETVTQAVITVPAYFNDSQRQATKDAGKIAGIEVLRIINEPTAASLAYGFDKKSNETILVFDLGGGTFDVSVLEVGDGVFEVLATSGDTHLGGDDFDKKIVDFLAEKFKKDEGIDLRKDKQALQRLTEAAEKAKIELSSVTQAEINLPFITATQDGPKHLDTTLTRAKFEELCSDLIDRCRIPVENALRDAKLSKSDIDEVVLVGGSTRIPAVQQIVKQVLGRDPNQSVNPDEVVAIGAAIQAGVLNNEVTGILLLDVSPLSLGVETLGGVMTKIIPRNTTIPTKKSEVFSTAVDGQTNVEIHVLQGEREFSNDNKSLGTFRLDGIPPAPRGVPQIEVVFDIDANGILNVTAKDKGTGKEQSISITGASTLDKNDVDRMVREAEQNASSDKERREKIERKNQADSLAYQAEKQLQELGDKVPAADKTKVEGLVKELREAIAKDDDEQIKKLTPELQQALFAVGSNIYQQAGGGAAPGAEPQDGSSSSAGSGDDVIDADFTETK from the coding sequence ATGGCAAAAGTAGTTGGAATTGACTTAGGTACAACGAACTCCTGCGTGGCAGTGATGGAAGGTGGTAAACCCACAGTTATTGCTAATGCAGAAGGTTTTCGGACAACACCATCAGTAGTTGCATTTGCCAAAAATGGCGATCGCTTGGTCGGTCAAATCGCTAAGCGCCAAGCGGTGATGAACCCCGAAAATACGTTTTACTCTGTCAAGCGCTTTATCGGACGCCGCTTTGATGAAGTTACCAAGGAAACCACTGAAGTTTCTTACAAAGTCCTCGGTAGCGGCGGCAATGTCAAGCTAGACTCTCCAGGCGCTGGTAAGCAATTTGCCCCTGAAGAAATTTCTGCACAAGTTCTCCGCAAACTGGTTGAAGACGCTAGCAAATACCTGGGTGAAACTGTAACCCAAGCAGTAATCACAGTCCCGGCATACTTCAATGACTCCCAACGGCAAGCGACAAAAGACGCTGGTAAGATTGCAGGTATTGAAGTTCTGCGGATTATCAACGAACCCACAGCCGCTTCTCTAGCATACGGGTTTGATAAAAAGAGCAACGAAACAATTCTGGTATTTGACCTTGGTGGTGGTACCTTCGACGTATCCGTGCTGGAAGTAGGCGATGGAGTTTTTGAAGTATTAGCCACATCTGGTGATACCCACCTTGGCGGTGACGACTTTGATAAAAAAATAGTTGACTTCTTAGCTGAAAAGTTCAAGAAAGACGAAGGCATCGATCTACGCAAAGATAAACAAGCTTTACAACGTTTGACTGAAGCCGCAGAAAAAGCGAAAATTGAACTTTCTAGCGTCACCCAAGCAGAAATCAACTTACCATTTATCACCGCTACTCAGGACGGGCCTAAGCACCTGGATACAACCCTGACTCGCGCTAAATTTGAAGAACTTTGCTCTGACTTAATCGACCGTTGCCGTATCCCTGTGGAAAACGCTCTCCGGGATGCCAAGTTAAGCAAAAGCGATATTGATGAAGTGGTGTTAGTTGGTGGTTCCACCCGCATTCCCGCAGTACAACAGATTGTCAAGCAGGTATTGGGTAGAGACCCCAACCAAAGCGTTAACCCCGATGAAGTTGTAGCAATTGGTGCAGCCATTCAAGCAGGTGTGTTGAATAATGAAGTTACTGGCATCTTATTGTTAGATGTATCACCGCTTTCTTTGGGTGTTGAAACATTGGGCGGCGTGATGACCAAAATTATCCCCCGCAACACCACAATTCCCACCAAGAAATCTGAAGTGTTCTCCACCGCTGTGGATGGTCAAACCAACGTAGAAATTCACGTCCTCCAAGGCGAACGGGAATTTTCTAACGACAACAAGAGTTTGGGAACCTTCCGCCTCGATGGAATTCCTCCTGCACCACGCGGCGTCCCCCAAATTGAAGTCGTGTTCGACATCGACGCTAACGGTATCCTCAACGTCACCGCCAAGGACAAAGGCACTGGTAAAGAACAGTCCATCAGCATCACTGGTGCTTCCACACTGGATAAAAATGACGTTGACCGGATGGTAAGAGAAGCTGAACAAAACGCCTCATCTGACAAAGAACGGCGTGAGAAGATTGAACGCAAGAACCAAGCCGACTCTTTAGCATACCAAGCCGAGAAGCAGCTACAAGAATTGGGCGATAAAGTTCCCGCTGCTGACAAAACCAAAGTCGAAGGTTTGGTGAAAGAACTGCGGGAAGCGATCGCTAAAGATGACGATGAGCAAATCAAGAAGCTGACCCCAGAATTGCAACAAGCGCTATTCGCCGTTGGTAGCAACATCTATCAACAAGCTGGTGGCGGTGCTGCACCTGGTGCTGAACCTCAAGATGGCAGTTCCTCCTCCGCAGGTAGCGGTGATGATGTAATTGACGCTGATTTTACAGAAACCAAATAG
- a CDS encoding SDR family oxidoreductase, whose protein sequence is MTSLEASVEDLVLVAGATGGVGQLVVGKLLEKGFRVRVLTRNAAKAEQMFNQQVEIVVGDTRQPATLPAATSNVSHIICCTGTTAFPSARWEFEQSPNLIEWGLTFLNPESSQAKAKNSPAKIDAEGVSNLVAAAPRNLQRFVFVSSCGIGRKDQFPFSVLNAFGVLDAKQKGEEAIANSGLPYTIIRPGRLIDGPYTSYDLNTLLKAKTGGKYGVVLGTGDTLSGDASRIDVANACVECLSYPSTSRKIFEIVNKGQRPPVIDWETLFSGLG, encoded by the coding sequence ATGACTTCTCTGGAAGCCTCAGTTGAGGATTTGGTGCTAGTTGCTGGTGCTACTGGCGGAGTAGGGCAACTAGTGGTAGGCAAGCTGCTGGAAAAGGGCTTTAGGGTTCGTGTTCTGACACGCAATGCCGCAAAAGCTGAACAAATGTTTAATCAGCAAGTGGAAATTGTCGTTGGTGATACCCGCCAGCCAGCTACACTCCCAGCCGCAACATCAAATGTCAGCCACATTATATGTTGCACCGGAACCACAGCCTTTCCCTCTGCCAGATGGGAATTTGAGCAATCCCCGAACTTAATTGAATGGGGTTTAACTTTTCTCAACCCCGAATCTAGTCAAGCAAAAGCAAAGAATAGTCCAGCAAAAATCGATGCCGAAGGAGTCAGTAACCTTGTAGCAGCAGCCCCTCGGAATTTGCAGCGATTCGTTTTCGTCTCCTCCTGCGGAATTGGGCGTAAAGATCAGTTTCCTTTTAGCGTTCTCAATGCATTCGGCGTCTTGGATGCCAAACAGAAGGGCGAGGAGGCGATCGCCAATTCAGGATTACCCTACACTATTATCCGCCCAGGACGACTCATTGACGGGCCTTACACTTCATACGACCTCAACACCCTCCTGAAGGCAAAAACAGGAGGGAAATACGGTGTGGTACTTGGCACAGGGGATACACTTTCAGGTGATGCCAGCCGGATTGATGTAGCCAACGCTTGTGTAGAATGTCTTTCTTACCCAAGTACTTCCAGGAAAATTTTTGAAATAGTCAATAAGGGACAAAGACCCCCTGTGATTGACTGGGAAACTCTTTTTTCTGGGCTTGGGTGA
- a CDS encoding DUF6888 family protein, producing MEPTTEQLRAFYSRCVRASNMFQPINVVRLDERTKRIYVLIGDTIQIEIYPNGEVTFP from the coding sequence ATGGAACCAACAACAGAACAGTTGAGAGCGTTTTACAGTAGATGTGTGAGAGCAAGTAATATGTTTCAGCCTATTAACGTGGTGCGACTGGACGAAAGAACAAAGCGCATATACGTTTTAATTGGGGACACAATACAAATAGAGATATATCCTAATGGTGAGGTGACATTTCCATGA
- a CDS encoding DUF6887 family protein, producing MTKPNYQAMSDDELRDWVRYHPQDTEAFHILMDRLDQRPKVITRTDEEFETELQRRISQAS from the coding sequence ATGACTAAACCTAATTATCAAGCCATGTCAGATGATGAATTAAGAGATTGGGTCAGATATCACCCACAGGACACCGAGGCATTTCATATTTTAATGGACAGGTTAGACCAGCGACCAAAAGTAATCACTCGCACCGATGAGGAATTTGAAACCGAGTTACAACGGCGTATTAGCCAAGCTAGTTGA